In one Verrucomicrobiota bacterium JB022 genomic region, the following are encoded:
- the pyrF gene encoding orotidine-5'-phosphate decarboxylase, which yields MTFRERLAVAWERSQSLLCVGLDPLPAKFPAAIQQADRPILEFNRAIIDATAPYACSYKPQFAHYAAADALDDLRDTIAYIAERYPDKVVILDSKRGDIGSTAERYALEAFKVYGADAVTVNPYLGGDSLEPFLAYQDRGVIVLCKTSNPGSGDFQNLDIGDGKKLYERVAELAAQEWNGHDNVGLVVGATYPGELASVREIAPTLPLLVPGIGAQGGDLEAVLKAGSTPEGGLLINSSRGILYASNGSDFADAAAQEARNLFEQIRTIRSSR from the coding sequence ATGACCTTTCGTGAACGCCTCGCCGTCGCCTGGGAACGCAGCCAATCCCTCCTCTGCGTGGGGCTCGATCCCTTGCCCGCCAAGTTCCCGGCCGCCATCCAGCAGGCCGACCGCCCGATCCTCGAGTTCAACCGGGCGATCATCGACGCCACGGCTCCCTATGCGTGCTCCTACAAGCCGCAATTCGCTCACTACGCGGCGGCAGATGCCCTCGACGACCTGCGCGACACCATCGCCTACATCGCCGAGCGCTACCCCGACAAGGTGGTGATTCTCGACAGCAAGCGTGGCGACATTGGCAGCACGGCCGAGCGCTATGCCCTCGAAGCCTTCAAGGTCTACGGGGCCGATGCGGTGACGGTGAACCCTTACCTCGGCGGCGACTCCCTCGAGCCCTTCCTCGCCTACCAGGACCGCGGCGTCATCGTGCTCTGCAAGACCTCCAACCCCGGTAGCGGCGATTTCCAGAACCTCGACATCGGAGACGGCAAGAAGCTCTACGAGCGTGTGGCCGAGCTGGCGGCGCAGGAGTGGAACGGCCACGACAATGTGGGCCTCGTCGTCGGCGCAACCTACCCGGGAGAGCTCGCCAGCGTGCGTGAGATTGCCCCAACGCTGCCCCTGCTCGTGCCCGGCATCGGTGCCCAAGGCGGCGACCTTGAGGCCGTGCTCAAGGCCGGCTCCACCCCCGAAGGCGGCCTGCTGATCAACAGCTCGCGCGGCATCCTCTACGCCAGCAATGGCAGCGATTTTGCCGATGCCGCCGCGCAGGAAGCTCGCAACCTCTTTGAGCAGATCCGCACGATCCGCTCCAGCCGCTAA
- a CDS encoding tetratricopeptide repeat protein — translation MARKKVAKRVRFEDILGTHSNADDCEGLLAFLQSLLPSQLQTWLASALGSTVVASIAPQAAVVWAALILLAKFKERAAAQQEQAQQEQTLGEFLQELRALKDEDEITRLFMAGDAGRTAILIRRAEAGELDWKALEPQKNSPSAPAVELYKALKREQEARPEEFARLTERIDALPERFRRILSDELQEALQKIKDAYKSEGRILTFQDFRELPILTSNTIFGREAKRCELQDAILDLAKEPFLERRNCVLVEGPGGIGKSHLIASAVFELSQHPEFATLFPNGLFYHEFRPIIKADEEHFEERAIREIPLDSPGVALAEALFKAYFRPTEKSVWYDEEAKAFSPAFWQEVDRPGRLVILDSAEVFENLATIVGRLSRTTLVFGVRPPDRKRPQNFPHARIDLEKLGLDDAVAILQDRSGLDDEHLTLLRELAEKVNGYPLALATLGNTIGQSELPALTLKRLHERAQHYDFSQLGAPGEESRLYNLFDIQADYYPTDCKALLPLFAFAPFIRMPAAVLVASCFTDDKQPLLDAIPDVEAAFTALAKMARLGIVESESDYTLPERPETYYTICHGLFYGWLQSKYLQGNSPPGTLLDRFVDRECTYIEEAIVQNAHGWIDPQDLTERALKVNNICNRFTSAQASYTQWVLAVAYKSARKRAEALQAYKKHLELVTHIETATNIAITYDHIGVIHYEEQQWANSLKAFKKAIQLKRSSKNYKLLCGTYHNIGMVYAEQHRCRRALIAYKLALKYSPEDRMGTIYNSIGNLYSDQEKWPKALESYQKSLNYRQCKNTGTAYHNIGLVHEKQHHWKEAIQAYRSSVEFNERTGMLHLLGLTYYRMGAVFENEEQWPEAVQAYQNAIKAYKRVGDIEKTCSIYAEIGLALYKQGQWPQALQAYQNQLTIVSSDKNSEYKQGQIYQKIGIIYEQQHLWNEAIRAYQYVVKSNQLAGRLHDLGETYYQIGRVHQEQHQWPEALQAFQQALEADQRAGRLRELGETYYQIGRVHRQQHQWPEALQAYQRALEADQRAGRLRELGETYYQIGRVHQEQRQWPEALQAYQQALEAHQRAGRLRELGDTLAQLTVLFAQKANDPSAREDGDAQSAAGCALKAFENFSEHQPHVLGFWISYAYWVAKQFLPDKSGKLGELWELLENIFEQNPGLKEQLDTME, via the coding sequence TTGAAGACATCCTCGGCACGCATTCGAACGCAGATGACTGCGAAGGCTTGCTGGCTTTTCTGCAAAGCCTGCTCCCCAGTCAATTGCAAACGTGGTTGGCTAGCGCCTTGGGGTCGACGGTGGTGGCGAGCATCGCACCGCAAGCCGCCGTCGTTTGGGCAGCCTTGATCCTTCTCGCAAAATTTAAGGAACGCGCGGCAGCGCAGCAAGAGCAGGCCCAACAGGAGCAAACCCTTGGCGAATTCCTGCAAGAACTGCGCGCGCTCAAGGATGAGGACGAGATCACCCGGTTGTTTATGGCGGGGGACGCCGGTCGTACCGCCATCCTGATCCGCCGGGCCGAAGCCGGTGAACTCGACTGGAAAGCTCTCGAGCCGCAGAAAAACAGCCCTTCTGCCCCAGCCGTAGAACTCTACAAGGCCTTGAAGCGCGAGCAGGAAGCGCGACCGGAAGAGTTCGCACGTCTCACCGAGCGAATCGACGCTCTGCCGGAGAGATTCCGCCGCATCCTCAGCGATGAGCTTCAAGAGGCGCTGCAGAAGATCAAGGACGCTTACAAGTCTGAGGGGCGGATCCTCACCTTCCAGGATTTCCGCGAGCTTCCGATTTTGACCTCGAACACGATTTTCGGGCGGGAAGCGAAACGGTGCGAGCTACAGGACGCGATCCTGGATCTGGCCAAAGAACCATTTCTGGAGCGCCGGAACTGCGTGCTGGTGGAAGGCCCGGGCGGCATCGGTAAATCACACCTCATCGCTTCCGCTGTCTTTGAACTCAGCCAGCACCCGGAGTTCGCCACGCTCTTTCCCAATGGCCTCTTCTATCACGAATTCCGTCCCATCATCAAGGCGGACGAGGAGCACTTCGAGGAACGCGCCATACGCGAAATCCCACTGGACTCGCCCGGGGTGGCATTGGCTGAAGCCCTCTTCAAGGCGTATTTCCGCCCTACAGAAAAATCCGTCTGGTATGACGAGGAAGCGAAGGCCTTCAGCCCGGCCTTCTGGCAAGAGGTCGACCGACCGGGCCGCCTCGTTATCCTCGACAGCGCCGAAGTATTCGAAAACCTGGCGACTATCGTCGGACGCCTCAGCCGGACCACCCTCGTCTTCGGGGTTCGGCCTCCCGACCGGAAGCGACCCCAAAACTTTCCTCACGCCCGCATCGACTTAGAAAAACTCGGGCTCGACGACGCCGTAGCCATCCTGCAAGACCGTAGCGGCCTGGATGACGAGCATCTGACTCTCCTGCGCGAATTGGCTGAAAAGGTCAACGGCTACCCTCTGGCTCTGGCCACGCTCGGCAATACCATCGGCCAAAGCGAACTGCCCGCACTGACCCTTAAGCGGCTCCATGAGAGAGCCCAACACTACGATTTCAGCCAGCTCGGCGCGCCAGGCGAGGAGTCCAGACTGTACAACCTCTTCGACATCCAGGCCGACTACTACCCTACCGACTGCAAGGCCCTGCTGCCCCTTTTCGCCTTCGCCCCCTTCATCCGCATGCCTGCGGCGGTGCTGGTCGCGAGTTGCTTCACCGACGATAAGCAGCCGCTCCTTGACGCGATCCCAGACGTGGAGGCAGCCTTCACCGCATTGGCGAAAATGGCACGCCTTGGGATTGTAGAAAGCGAGTCCGACTATACGCTTCCAGAAAGGCCAGAGACCTACTACACGATTTGCCACGGCCTTTTTTACGGATGGCTACAAAGCAAATACCTGCAGGGGAATTCGCCTCCAGGCACACTGCTCGACCGATTCGTGGATCGAGAGTGCACCTACATCGAAGAGGCAATAGTGCAGAACGCGCATGGGTGGATCGACCCGCAGGATCTCACCGAAAGGGCCCTGAAAGTAAATAATATCTGCAATCGTTTCACTTCAGCACAAGCTTCATATACACAGTGGGTATTAGCCGTGGCTTACAAAAGCGCGCGCAAACGGGCAGAAGCGCTACAGGCGTACAAAAAACATCTAGAGCTTGTTACACACATCGAAACGGCAACCAATATTGCCATTACCTACGACCACATTGGTGTAATTCATTATGAAGAACAGCAGTGGGCGAATTCACTTAAGGCATTCAAAAAAGCTATCCAGCTCAAACGCAGCTCAAAAAACTATAAACTCCTATGCGGAACATACCATAACATCGGCATGGTTTATGCGGAACAACATCGATGTAGAAGGGCACTCATAGCATACAAACTTGCCCTCAAATACAGTCCGGAAGACCGCATGGGAACCATTTATAACTCAATCGGAAACCTTTATAGTGATCAGGAAAAATGGCCAAAGGCTTTGGAATCGTACCAAAAATCCCTTAACTATAGACAGTGTAAAAATACTGGCACAGCCTATCATAACATAGGCCTAGTCCACGAAAAACAACATCACTGGAAAGAAGCGATACAGGCATATCGAAGCTCCGTCGAATTCAATGAACGTACTGGCATGCTTCACTTACTGGGTTTAACATACTACCGAATGGGAGCGGTCTTTGAGAATGAGGAACAGTGGCCCGAGGCGGTCCAAGCATATCAAAATGCGATTAAGGCTTATAAGCGAGTGGGCGACATCGAAAAAACTTGCAGTATCTATGCCGAGATTGGATTAGCACTCTATAAGCAAGGTCAATGGCCCCAAGCACTGCAAGCATATCAGAATCAATTAACAATCGTTTCGAGCGATAAAAACTCTGAATACAAACAAGGCCAGATTTACCAAAAGATCGGGATAATATATGAACAGCAACACCTATGGAATGAAGCGATTCGAGCTTACCAATATGTAGTTAAATCAAATCAACTCGCCGGCAGGCTCCATGATCTCGGCGAGACCTATTACCAGATCGGGAGGGTGCATCAGGAGCAGCACCAATGGCCTGAGGCGCTGCAGGCCTTCCAGCAAGCTCTCGAAGCCGACCAACGCGCCGGCAGGCTCCGTGAGCTCGGCGAGACCTATTACCAGATCGGGAGGGTGCATCGGCAGCAGCACCAATGGCCTGAAGCGCTGCAGGCCTACCAGCGAGCTCTCGAAGCCGACCAACGCGCCGGCAGGCTCCGTGAACTCGGCGAGACCTATTACCAGATCGGGAGGGTGCATCAGGAGCAGCGCCAGTGGCCCGAAGCGCTGCAGGCCTACCAGCAAGCTCTCGAAGCTCACCAGCGCGCCGGCAGGCTCCGTGAGCTCGGCGATACCCTCGCACAACTGACGGTGTTGTTCGCTCAGAAAGCAAACGATCCCTCAGCACGAGAAGATGGCGATGCGCAATCCGCAGCCGGGTGTGCATTAAAGGCTTTTGAAAACTTCTCAGAGCACCAGCCACACGTGCTGGGTTTTTGGATAAGCTACGCCTACTGGGTAGCAAAGCAGTTTTTGCCCGACAAATCGGGCAAGCTTGGAGAGCTCTGGGAATTGCTGGAAAATATCTTCGAGCAAAACCCGGGGCTCAAGGAACAGCTGGACACAATGGAGTAG
- a CDS encoding RICIN domain-containing protein, translating to MPGQVEAPYLIKNGSYYYLFFQCGLCCNGVNSSYYTVVARSTSVTGTYVDKNGVSVSNGGGSVFLPNQDGRYFGPGHVGIGEGKLTYYYYNGNDNGNAKLRVTTLSWINGWPVADDVTIPQQTVSPGTYSLQNRVNGKMLNNYGSTADGAIISQYTDNTSVNQRWVVTYSGGYCKLQCVTGGKFLDTLGNSSDGSAVGRWAAATISLSTARPANALIPKAPRATEPR from the coding sequence ATGCCCGGTCAGGTCGAAGCCCCCTACCTGATCAAGAATGGTAGCTACTACTACCTCTTCTTCCAATGCGGGCTCTGCTGCAACGGCGTCAACAGCAGCTACTACACCGTGGTGGCGCGCTCGACCAGCGTCACCGGCACGTATGTCGACAAAAACGGCGTGAGCGTCTCCAACGGCGGGGGCAGCGTCTTCCTGCCCAACCAGGACGGCCGCTATTTCGGCCCCGGCCACGTGGGTATCGGCGAAGGCAAGCTGACTTACTACTACTACAATGGCAATGACAACGGCAACGCCAAGCTGCGGGTCACCACGCTCAGCTGGATCAACGGCTGGCCCGTGGCCGACGACGTCACCATCCCCCAGCAGACGGTTTCGCCCGGCACCTACAGCCTGCAAAACCGCGTCAACGGCAAGATGCTCAACAACTACGGCTCCACGGCGGATGGCGCGATCATCTCGCAGTACACCGACAACACGAGCGTCAACCAGCGCTGGGTCGTCACCTACAGCGGCGGCTATTGCAAGCTGCAGTGCGTCACCGGTGGCAAGTTCCTCGACACCCTCGGCAATAGCAGCGACGGCTCCGCCGTGGGCCGATGGGCGGCGGCTACTATAAGCTTGTCAACCGCACGACCGGCAAATGCCTTGATACCGAAGGCTCCACGAGCAACGGAGCCGAGATGA
- the leuA gene encoding 2-isopropylmalate synthase, with the protein MQRAPITKYRPYPTVQLPDRQWPNRVIDRAPIWCSVDLRDGNQALPIPMSVAEKLEYFDLLLRIGFKEIEIGFPSASDTEFRFARRLVEENRIPPDVAVQVLVQCREALLRRSFEAIDGAPTAIIHFYNSTNPLQRRVTFNMSKAQIKQIAVDAAKLCRDLESTVKGGTKIRYQYSPESFSDTELEYSLEVCEAVLDVIQPTPDNPLILNLPDTVQYATPNVHADQIEWFIRHLSRRDSVIISLHTHNDRGTGVAATELGLMAGADRVEGTLFGNGERTGNLDIVTVALNMYNHGVDPKLDFGDLPEIRSVYERVTRMSVHDRAPYAGDLAYTAFSGSHQDAIRKGMAARAQEIEEAPHVQGQSADDSILWQVPYLPLDPHDIGRSYQAIIRINSQSGKGGVAYVLERAFGIEMPKLMHPEFGLVATTLADREASELTADQIKDAFYQEYTGRTSPLELVEYDLRRSNGSYHKMELDVKVRWKGKDYALKGAGNGPISAFVNALDEAGWKNFKLMDYSQKALTKGSAAEAASFICLQREDGQLFWGASIEVNVEYGGMQALVSAFNRAHSDDAIVLDTTSGAQQ; encoded by the coding sequence ATGCAACGTGCTCCCATCACGAAATACCGCCCCTACCCGACCGTCCAGTTGCCCGACCGGCAATGGCCCAACCGGGTGATCGACCGTGCGCCCATCTGGTGCAGCGTCGACTTGCGCGACGGTAATCAGGCGCTGCCGATCCCCATGTCGGTCGCCGAAAAACTGGAGTATTTCGACCTGCTGCTGCGCATCGGGTTCAAGGAAATCGAGATCGGCTTCCCCAGCGCGAGCGACACCGAGTTTCGCTTTGCCCGCCGCCTGGTGGAGGAAAACCGCATCCCGCCGGATGTCGCCGTGCAGGTGCTGGTGCAGTGCCGCGAGGCCTTGCTGCGCCGCAGCTTTGAGGCGATCGACGGCGCGCCGACCGCGATCATCCACTTTTACAACAGCACCAACCCGCTGCAGCGCCGTGTGACGTTCAACATGTCGAAGGCGCAGATCAAGCAGATCGCCGTCGATGCGGCCAAGCTGTGCCGCGACCTGGAAAGCACCGTCAAAGGCGGCACCAAGATCCGCTACCAGTACTCGCCCGAATCGTTCAGCGATACCGAGCTGGAATACAGCCTGGAGGTGTGCGAGGCAGTGCTGGACGTGATCCAGCCGACGCCGGACAATCCGCTGATCCTGAACCTGCCCGACACCGTCCAGTACGCGACCCCCAACGTCCACGCCGACCAGATCGAGTGGTTCATCCGCCACCTGAGCCGTCGCGACAGCGTGATCATCAGCCTGCACACGCACAACGACCGGGGCACGGGTGTCGCCGCGACCGAGCTGGGCCTGATGGCCGGGGCCGACCGCGTCGAAGGCACCTTGTTTGGCAATGGCGAGCGCACCGGCAATCTGGACATCGTGACGGTGGCGCTGAACATGTACAACCACGGCGTCGACCCGAAGCTGGACTTCGGCGACTTGCCCGAAATTCGCAGCGTGTATGAGCGTGTGACGCGTATGAGCGTGCACGACCGCGCCCCCTACGCCGGCGACCTGGCCTACACCGCCTTCAGCGGCAGCCACCAGGACGCCATCCGCAAGGGCATGGCCGCCCGCGCCCAGGAGATCGAAGAGGCCCCGCACGTTCAGGGCCAGAGCGCCGACGACAGCATCTTGTGGCAGGTGCCCTACCTGCCGCTGGACCCGCACGACATCGGTCGCAGCTACCAGGCGATCATCCGCATCAACAGCCAGAGCGGCAAGGGGGGAGTGGCCTACGTGCTGGAGCGGGCCTTCGGCATTGAGATGCCCAAGCTGATGCACCCGGAGTTTGGCCTCGTCGCTACGACCTTGGCCGACCGCGAAGCGAGCGAGCTGACGGCCGACCAGATCAAGGACGCTTTCTATCAGGAATACACCGGCCGCACCAGCCCGCTGGAGTTGGTCGAGTACGACCTGCGCCGCAGCAACGGCAGCTACCACAAGATGGAGCTGGACGTGAAGGTGCGCTGGAAGGGCAAGGACTACGCTTTGAAGGGCGCGGGCAACGGCCCCATCTCGGCCTTCGTCAATGCGCTGGACGAAGCGGGTTGGAAGAACTTCAAGCTGATGGACTACTCGCAAAAGGCCCTGACGAAGGGCTCTGCCGCCGAGGCCGCCAGCTTTATCTGCCTGCAGCGCGAAGACGGCCAGCTCTTCTGGGGCGCCAGCATCGAGGTAAACGTCGAATACGGCGGCATGCAGGCCTTGGTCAGCGCCTTCAACCGCGCCCACAGCGACGACGCCATCGTGCTCGACACCACTTCCGGAGCCCAGCAGTAA
- the lpxI gene encoding UDP-2,3-diacylglucosamine diphosphatase LpxI (LpxI, functionally equivalent to LpxH, replaces it in LPS biosynthesis in a minority of bacteria.) — protein sequence MNGPLPSRFLPADFDARRPVAVVAGQRDYPWLVVQAMRAAGVPVRLIELAGETDPALVDTFPERERATIKVGQIGKMLKALQQLQAGYCLFVGQVTPGRLFKDLSPDLKAITLLATLKERNAETIFGALAREVQKIGVTMLDARAFMDGQLARPGVMTGGSLQAKAGYIEHGIRIAKEMARLDVGQGVVVRKGTVLAVEAFEGTDDMLARANKYKTEGLIFVKTSKPGQNPYFDWPVFGHRTLESMRTAGIQTAALEVDRVVILQQEAVLRQAREWGIELYGYTGA from the coding sequence ATGAACGGACCGCTCCCCTCCCGCTTCCTGCCTGCCGATTTCGATGCCCGCCGCCCGGTTGCCGTGGTGGCGGGTCAACGCGACTACCCGTGGCTCGTCGTCCAGGCGATGCGGGCGGCGGGGGTGCCGGTGCGGTTGATCGAGCTGGCGGGCGAGACCGACCCCGCCCTGGTCGATACGTTCCCCGAGCGTGAACGCGCCACGATCAAGGTCGGCCAGATCGGCAAGATGCTGAAAGCGCTCCAGCAACTGCAGGCGGGCTATTGCCTCTTCGTGGGGCAAGTCACCCCCGGGCGGCTCTTCAAGGATCTCTCGCCCGACTTGAAGGCGATCACGCTGCTGGCCACGCTGAAGGAGCGCAACGCCGAGACGATCTTCGGTGCCCTTGCTCGCGAGGTGCAGAAGATCGGCGTCACGATGCTCGACGCGCGCGCGTTCATGGACGGCCAGCTCGCGCGGCCCGGCGTGATGACCGGCGGCTCGCTGCAGGCCAAGGCTGGCTACATCGAGCACGGCATCCGCATTGCCAAAGAGATGGCCCGCCTCGATGTGGGCCAGGGAGTCGTCGTGCGGAAGGGCACTGTGCTGGCGGTCGAAGCGTTTGAGGGGACCGACGACATGCTGGCCCGCGCCAACAAGTACAAGACCGAAGGCCTCATTTTCGTAAAAACGAGCAAGCCCGGCCAGAATCCATATTTTGACTGGCCCGTCTTCGGCCACCGCACGTTGGAATCGATGCGCACCGCAGGGATCCAGACGGCTGCCCTGGAGGTGGACCGCGTCGTGATCCTGCAGCAGGAGGCCGTCTTGCGGCAGGCACGCGAATGGGGCATCGAACTCTACGGCTACACCGGTGCCTAA
- a CDS encoding type II secretion system F family protein — translation MAMITGTATATASASTVRKSNSFFENQRLAKQRVYEKKAKTKKIALAKLTTFTQQLSAMLEAGLPLVQALEALQDQTDDPVFRIVIRNVKVDVASGTAFSEACAKYPKAFPNLFVSMVEAGEASGGLGSLMHRVSVYFEDTVKLMRHVKGAMTYPISVMAIAIGLIAVLMVFVIPVFKDMFVSFGSDLPAPTQMLFDLSMFIKSYIIHIIVAGAVVAFAIKKYVATPKGRRVRDQVVRRMPIAGALMREVSVSRFTRTYAILLRAGVPILRAIEIVSRASNNTYIEDACVKINRQISQGGQLSEIIAEESYFPPVVKHMARAGEQTGNVDGMMNKVADFYDEEVQVKVESLTRLMEPLLTCFLGVVIGAIVMAMFLPIFNLAATAMNAS, via the coding sequence ATGGCAATGATCACTGGCACTGCAACGGCGACGGCTTCGGCGTCGACCGTGCGCAAAAGCAATTCATTTTTCGAGAACCAACGGCTGGCAAAACAGCGCGTCTACGAGAAGAAGGCGAAGACCAAGAAGATCGCCCTCGCAAAGCTGACGACGTTTACCCAGCAGCTTTCGGCCATGCTGGAAGCGGGCCTGCCGCTGGTGCAGGCGCTGGAGGCTCTCCAGGACCAGACCGACGACCCGGTGTTCCGCATCGTCATCCGCAATGTGAAGGTGGATGTGGCGAGCGGCACGGCCTTTAGCGAGGCGTGCGCGAAGTACCCCAAGGCATTCCCCAACCTCTTCGTCTCGATGGTGGAGGCGGGTGAAGCGTCGGGCGGCCTGGGCTCGCTGATGCACCGCGTATCGGTCTATTTCGAAGACACGGTGAAGCTGATGCGTCACGTGAAGGGCGCGATGACCTACCCGATCTCAGTCATGGCGATCGCCATCGGCCTGATCGCGGTGCTGATGGTGTTCGTGATCCCGGTGTTCAAAGACATGTTTGTGAGCTTCGGCTCCGACCTGCCGGCACCGACGCAGATGCTCTTCGACCTGTCGATGTTCATCAAGAGCTACATCATCCACATCATCGTTGCGGGTGCGGTGGTCGCCTTTGCGATCAAGAAATACGTGGCCACGCCCAAGGGGCGCCGCGTGCGCGATCAGGTGGTGCGGCGGATGCCGATTGCCGGGGCTCTGATGCGGGAAGTCTCGGTCTCCCGCTTTACACGCACGTATGCGATCCTGCTGCGGGCGGGCGTGCCGATCTTGCGCGCGATCGAGATCGTCTCGCGGGCCTCGAACAACACGTATATCGAAGACGCGTGCGTGAAGATCAACCGTCAGATTTCGCAGGGCGGCCAGCTCTCCGAGATCATTGCGGAGGAGAGCTACTTCCCGCCGGTGGTGAAGCACATGGCGCGCGCCGGCGAGCAGACGGGTAATGTCGACGGCATGATGAACAAGGTGGCCGACTTTTATGACGAAGAAGTGCAGGTCAAGGTGGAGTCGCTGACTCGCCTGATGGAGCCGTTGCTGACGTGCTTCCTTGGGGTGGTGATCGGTGCTATCGTGATGGCCATGTTCCTCCCGATCTTCAACCTGGCGGCGACAGCAATGAACGCCAGTTAG
- a CDS encoding carbonic anhydrase family protein encodes MKLFASLSFFAFAAALAANPASQDLPLSKEAQSHLTPDEVLADLLVGNAHFMENHLTPRDLPARRHACVNGQYPKAYILSCIDSRVPAEQVFDQALGDVFVGRVAGNVEGVDQLGSMEYAAVVAGVRVILVLGHESCGAVKGAIDHVQMGNLTALLHEIEPAVESVKAHHGDHAHADSHNHAFVDEVVAENVKRTVADIRQRSEALAQLEHDGRLRIIGAVYSLETGKVTLVQ; translated from the coding sequence ATGAAACTTTTCGCTTCGCTTTCCTTTTTTGCGTTTGCTGCCGCGCTGGCTGCCAACCCTGCCTCGCAGGACTTGCCCCTGAGCAAGGAAGCTCAGTCTCACCTGACCCCCGATGAGGTGCTGGCCGATCTGCTGGTCGGCAATGCGCACTTCATGGAAAACCACCTGACGCCGCGCGACCTGCCGGCACGCCGTCACGCCTGCGTCAACGGCCAGTATCCCAAGGCCTACATCCTTTCCTGCATCGACTCGCGAGTGCCCGCCGAGCAGGTGTTCGACCAAGCCCTCGGCGACGTGTTCGTGGGCCGTGTGGCCGGTAATGTCGAAGGCGTCGACCAACTCGGCTCGATGGAATACGCCGCGGTGGTGGCTGGCGTGCGCGTCATCCTCGTGCTCGGCCATGAATCGTGCGGCGCCGTCAAGGGCGCGATCGACCACGTGCAAATGGGCAACCTGACCGCTCTGTTGCACGAGATCGAGCCGGCGGTGGAAAGCGTCAAAGCCCACCATGGCGACCACGCGCATGCCGACTCCCACAACCATGCCTTCGTTGATGAAGTGGTGGCCGAGAACGTGAAGCGCACCGTGGCCGACATCCGCCAGCGCAGCGAAGCCCTCGCGCAGCTCGAGCACGATGGGCGCCTCCGCATCATCGGCGCCGTCTACAGCCTCGAGACCGGCAAGGTGACGCTGGTGCAGTAA
- a CDS encoding site-specific integrase, producing MPKWIGKFGKSMARNKFKISRFTNPSGEEVWRLSGTLNGDRIRRNYSTRAQAVAERQRLEIRALNEVSDGQSVWTTLTHDQNRDAIAAVNILKKAGSAKSLTFAVNYLLEHYKEASEQKQVPEAVAEYLDERWREKERGIISGRQERAIRIELEKFRQLFGERIIGEVRAEELKAYLDSPLGRSVAVPSLKTWNNRRGYLSTFFKFCLSKKYLAEDPVKDVPQFKIKKARGTAETLRAVQARELMHWLEEYRGFQRKNGSWQGEPGYMVPYYALTLFAGIRPDWKDGEIGKLLPRHVRLDTEVILIEPSVSKVNEKRVVKIQPNLRAWLEAYPLDRYPILPPRCFKYLLEGVRKEWRLAADVMRHTYISMTVGAFRSVGDAALQAGNSEDVIRKHYLDLKSVQEADDFWQIMPKGVSAPQWRKEEGRYVRKGS from the coding sequence TTGCCAAAATGGATTGGCAAATTTGGCAAATCGATGGCGAGAAACAAATTTAAGATCAGCCGCTTCACCAACCCCAGCGGCGAAGAGGTCTGGCGCTTGTCCGGCACCTTAAATGGCGACCGCATTCGCCGCAACTACTCGACGCGAGCTCAAGCTGTGGCCGAGCGTCAGCGACTCGAGATCCGGGCGCTCAATGAAGTATCCGATGGCCAGAGTGTCTGGACGACCCTTACCCATGACCAGAATCGCGATGCCATTGCGGCCGTAAACATCCTCAAGAAGGCGGGCTCAGCGAAGAGTCTCACCTTTGCGGTAAACTACCTTCTCGAGCATTACAAGGAGGCCAGTGAGCAAAAGCAGGTGCCGGAGGCAGTCGCTGAATACCTGGATGAGCGTTGGCGCGAAAAAGAGCGCGGTATCATTAGCGGCAGACAAGAGCGCGCGATTCGGATCGAGTTGGAGAAGTTTCGCCAGCTCTTTGGTGAGCGAATCATCGGTGAAGTCAGGGCGGAGGAGCTGAAGGCCTATCTCGACAGTCCTCTGGGGCGTTCGGTGGCGGTTCCTTCTCTCAAGACCTGGAACAACCGGCGCGGCTACTTGAGCACCTTCTTCAAGTTTTGCCTGTCGAAAAAATATCTAGCTGAAGATCCCGTCAAGGACGTGCCACAGTTCAAAATCAAAAAGGCTCGGGGCACGGCGGAAACTCTGAGGGCGGTGCAAGCCCGCGAGCTGATGCACTGGCTGGAAGAGTATCGAGGCTTTCAGCGAAAGAATGGCAGCTGGCAGGGGGAACCCGGATACATGGTCCCGTACTACGCGTTGACGTTGTTTGCGGGAATTCGCCCGGACTGGAAGGATGGTGAGATCGGAAAGCTCCTGCCTCGGCATGTCCGTCTGGACACGGAGGTAATCCTGATCGAGCCCTCGGTATCCAAAGTGAATGAAAAGCGGGTGGTTAAAATCCAGCCCAACTTGCGCGCCTGGTTGGAGGCATACCCGCTTGATCGCTATCCTATTTTACCACCTCGTTGCTTCAAATACCTGTTGGAAGGCGTTCGTAAGGAATGGCGCTTGGCTGCTGATGTGATGCGCCACACCTACATTTCGATGACAGTTGGGGCATTTCGATCCGTGGGTGACGCTGCTTTGCAGGCAGGGAATTCAGAAGACGTAATCCGCAAACATTATCTGGACCTGAAAAGCGTTCAAGAGGCGGACGACTTCTGGCAGATCATGCCCAAAGGTGTTTCTGCCCCCCAATGGCGAAAAGAAGAGGGCAGATATGTCAGAAAAGGTTCGTGA